The Rosa chinensis cultivar Old Blush chromosome 7, RchiOBHm-V2, whole genome shotgun sequence DNA segment gaattgttAGTCTCTTAGTGATTTTTTGTTCTAGTAGTAATGGGATTCTCATGTATTCTGTGTGCATGAGTTTTATGGTTATACTTGGTCGAGTACTTACCCTCATTTTGAATTAGAAGCACCATCaacatagaaaataaaaaatgtcaacaaaaaaaaaatgtattattTAGTAAACGAAGCTAAAAGGCTTCATGACCTTGTTGCTCTCTCGTTGGATTTCCGACGGGTTTATTCTTCCATTGTATTTGAATGTTTATCAAGAAAGTTTTGAATTTCCAGCTTGTTCCCCTCTTCTCGCTCAGCTATTTATGGAACTGATTTAAATTGATTGGTGTCTTTGAATTGAAGCAAAGCTTTGAGTCATAATCTGTTTCATTGATTTCTTTTTAAATATTGCAGCAACAACTTCTAAGCTTAATTTTCTTCTACCTCTAATTAGTTTCTTGTACATCCCAGAAACGTTAACagtatattttcttttccttcacatTCTAACTGCTTGCTAGATTAGAATCTTTGCTATACTGATCTTTTTGTTGTACCTACTGAGCTTGTGAAGCTCATTCCCTATGTTCTTGTTGTGGTTTCAGGAAAGAAGTCCATGAGTGGATATGTTAGTGAGATACCAGAACTGTCTTGAGCAGAAAATGTTGGAGCTTTGTTTGCTTGTGAAGTGTGTGATGGATTGTGTTTTCCTTGTTTAAGTGATTGCTCCTTGGTGCTGGATGTTCATCATTCCagaattttgttctttttggcCTTGGCAGTGTACATATGTTGTAAATGACTGAAGTATTAACTTGGAGCATTCTTTTGTAGTGGAAAACTGGAGAGCAAGTTGCTCTTTTTGAGCTTATAAAATGAATTAGTTTTCTCAGTTTTTGGAAGGGCTTTATGTAAAGTGTTTGCTTGGAATTTTGTTAAAAGTCTTCTTCAGTAAAGGATTAGAAACTTGCTTTTAAGTTAGAGTTTTGAAAACTTccagtttgtttttgtttcgttTGTGATCACAGCTTTGTTCTTACTTCTTCAaaccaataataaaaaaaaatcttgttaTGATTCTAGTTTTAACCACCACTTTATCATGACTCAAGGTTGGGTTGTGACAGCCACCAAATtcataaaacaaaaaatcagtCATCCGACTTCCTTTTGAGTGCTTATGATCTTCATCAGTTAGTTAATGGCAAAACAAATGCGGCGGATTTCACCATTTGCTGCAGACTTCAAACCGATATTACTCATCTTCACCATGGACCTTCCGAACTCTATGTTGAAGTTTAATGCCTGCAAGCCTCTCACACCCAAGAACTGTTGGACAAAGCTTTTTGTGGAGGCATCAGTCCATAATTTTTGATCAGACTCGAGTATCCCGCGACCATCCTCTAAGTTTTTGAAGAATGTTGCATCAAATAAAGCTGCACTGCCTGTGTCCAAATCGACACGCTTTGCTGCATCACCATCTTGGGGGCAAAGTGTTCGTAGTTGAGGAAGAAATGAAGGGTTGATGGTAGGATCTGCGCTATTTCCAGTTGTAGTGAAGTTGTAAAGCCTGTACCTGAAGAACTGGCAAGCTGAAGTGCCAATAGTGTGTCCACCTATAAATTCCAAACTAAGATGCATATCAGTTTAATGAAGCTACAAAATATATAGAATTAATGGCTATTAGTTAGAAAATATTACGCATTAGAAATCTAGCATTCAAGGTTATGTACCAACAAGAGTGACAAGATCTTGAGTGTTGAGACCAAAAGTTTGAAACTTGGTCTTTTGTACATCAATAGAATCCCTAGGGCCAGGTAGATTTTTAGCCTCAGATCCCAATGATACTCGTCCGTCGAACCTTCCGGTAGGCACGTTCCAGTTAATGCCCTTTGTCTGCAAGAAAATATATCAAAGATTAATCCATGtgtattatttttaaatatacCGAGGATGCAACAAATTAGTGCATCTATACTACTAACATATTCGCTAGGTTATCAAAGAAAAAACTAACTAAGAAGACAGAATCGCGAGCAGCTAGGGCGAGAATATCAGCACAGGAAACAACACCAGGGCATGCAGCTTCAAGCTGA contains these protein-coding regions:
- the LOC112177699 gene encoding peroxidase N1, which gives rise to MYQKSSMFIMILTLLAVATTFPSSVQSQSTRVGFYSSSCPRAESIVTETVQKHFKSSPSIAAGLLRMHFHDCFVQGCDASVLLNGENTEKTAVPNLGLRGWEVIDDAKTQLEAACPGVVSCADILALAARDSVFLTKGINWNVPTGRFDGRVSLGSEAKNLPGPRDSIDVQKTKFQTFGLNTQDLVTLVGGHTIGTSACQFFRYRLYNFTTTGNSADPTINPSFLPQLRTLCPQDGDAAKRVDLDTGSAALFDATFFKNLEDGRGILESDQKLWTDASTKSFVQQFLGVRGLQALNFNIEFGRSMVKMSNIGLKSAANGEIRRICFAIN